TCGTTCAGTGATGGTGTCCTTGATAATATCCATACGTATActgaaaaaacataaatagtgAATTGATAATAGGCAAATTTaggatttttgaaattcaGTGGCCAATAGAGAAAGGACACTAAAAATAGTTACagatgataatataattcttaCTCATTacccaaaatatatttaatatttaataggcACAAAATTTGCAATGTTATCtttgatttagatttttaatatagtgCAGCCACGGGCTTCGCTGATAAATCAAAAGgtattttcgaaattaattCAGATAATAATGGACAATACACAGAAATATCTAATTATTGACAAAGATTTGTCGCAATCACAGAAACTGCTGACATGTTACTATAAATACAGGAATAATAGCttgttattaaaatctatttcaagATAGAACTGTACTTAGatgttgttatatttatcgaaataaattgatgaaaCTCACTGAAATGTTTGTTGATGAGTGGGCTGTATTGACACGTGTACACAGTGGCGTAATGGTGGTAGTTAGTGGCCAGAATATGGAATGGATATCTTCTATTCTTTACTGAAATCATAAAATAGATGTGTACGTACATATGTGGAACTAGCTTGCTCGCGACTCCTCCCACGGTAGTCTATATTTGAATTAGGGTTAATTATGTAATGGGTAAATTTAATCGcttcgtccaaatcaaaatccacgagaggatatatggtcctattctaggacggaaccacacAATACCGAAGTAGAACTTTTAACGTATATCGCCATCAGCTACCAATAACTACTAAAACTCACCGTCACCTGTGAAGCGGTGTTGGCCCACGACTATGGACCGAAAGGTATACCAATTGCTTCCGATGAATGAAAACATTCTGAGGAAACATACATTCTAGTCGATGATTTATcatctagtgtgtgaaatagagaaggcaatggccaACGACTACATTAAGAATGCGAAGAAATTCATTATATATCTCACATAATGGTAACCCTCAGCCTTGAGAATACGGAAGAATATAGGAAAGGAAAACTCACTTCTTCTAGGAGCATTCTGATAAGTGAATGTGATGTCCAAATTCGATCCCTTCTCTATGTCACTAGGTATCTCCAGTTTCCCTAAACTGTATCTGTGAAATAAACCCCGGTCTACCCTGGACTGGTTGAGGTAGATTCCTGTGGGTGTGTTGAGTAACTTTAACGTAGAACAGTTGTTCTTCTGTTGTCCGTCACTCGCGAAATGATAGGCTTGGTACCAGGTATCGTAAaactggaaaataaatttaataatgttactCAATTTGTCGAAGCCAttaaagttcggcgaactgtttgccgatagtatttctttcttttcgaatgTTTTACTTGGTAACACTACTGGtctaagattttatttgtcacCTAAGGTTTCTGACATGTCTTTAACGGCTACCTACCGCTACTAGTATAAAGCTGGCATTAAATTTATCTcggatattatttatatattcaaagGTGTAAGTAAGTTATTTGAaagaataaagtttaataaataaacaatttaactagcaggtaaattacaaatttacacaaatttaaagtttttataaatcaaatgttatttaaccctataaatatttttatttgacccCATTCACATcaatataaacacaattttactCGTAAGTAAATAGATGGTTTGGACTTACATCTTGAAGTCTAAAATATTCTTgcaaattaacattttctgGACATTTGTCTGGTAAAGTGAAATAGGCGGAAGCACCATACaaacttatacaaaatataacaatctTAAACATAATGAACGCGACCAAGGCACTCTGAgatttcaatacaaataaacttcaGTAGTTAACAACTTATAGGTTATCTCAGTTCAAATTGCAAATGTTGTGACGCCAGATAAATCACTTTAATTCTAAGaagatttatttgtaaatagcCACACAAATAgattaaatcaatatatttttacaactacTAACTAACGAGGAAAAGCTGACTATAAACGATGAAAAGGAACGGAAGAATGTAACTAGCAGGagctatataattttagttataagCCGTGCTAATTCTCTGAAGTAGTGCGATGCGTTACGATACGAAGCGATACGATACGAAGCGATACGATACGAAGCGATACAATACGAAGCGATACGATACGGTATGATGGGGTGCGACTAAACAACAAAGTACCTTTTTCcatttaggtacataattacGTAATACATACCACGTCATACCTTTAGAAGTAAGACATAGAAGTGAGAAAAAAACTATAGCAAAGATATGAAAATACAGTTGTTTTCTTCATATAAAGTAGGTGTGTAAATGCaatgttaaatattcataatcgTAAAGTTTCATACTTGGTGTTTTTTGactaaatgtcaaaaaacaacaaaaagcaGGCGAAGTCGCGATTATATAGCTATAATCGCGACTTCGCATGCTTTTTGTTGTTgtcctatataaatataataacaattctTAGTAACAAATGTTATTATCACTTTCGACGAATTGTTTATCGCAATATTGATTCCTTTATGAATTTGAACCCGGTAACCTCATTACGAAAGACGCGTTTACATTAGTTCCGAATTATAccgtattttaaaaatatacctgcTCGATTTTTTTGTAGCTCGATGCATAATGCCTTGTCAATGGCCTTTCTGACCCGTGGAAAACCAAAGTGGTTCTCCTAGGTGTTCCGCTATTCAAAATCTTGGACCCGTAGTTCACTTATTTCGTAAACTACTAGTAATTTCTGTTATATAGTGCCCAGGGTTCACATAACGTAAGAAATCGCCGGAATGGAACTAAatgatttccaaaatttcaGATCCATCGGTCGAACATTTCTGCCTCCAAATTGGAGTTACAAAAATCTACCcgacaaacatatttatttatttaccatacGATATTACAAACTAGTTTTAGCCCGCGGGATTTTCCACAAgatcagttatttttccgggatgaaaggtgtCCTTCTACGTACATCAAACTATATGTCTGCAAAATAtcaagaagatttgttgagtagatagaatatgaagaggtaacaatcAAACTTAACTAAAAGCGAGTAAAATGAGGAATTCTTATAAATCTTGGCCACCAAATTCCAATGCAAATAACGTTccatatttctaaaaatagttAAGGATGTGCATATTAAAAGACAATATAGATGATTTACGCGACAGTATAATACCGCTTTAGAAGGGGTccgtttattgaataattgcCGCGTGGGTCCACTCGAGATCTTACGTTCGTGTAGCTTGCTTGTTCTAACATGCAGctgtttatattatgtttggtATTTGTTGGCGCTCTCTCAGCTGAGTTCACCCTGCCTGGGGAATGTCCCGATGTTAAATTACAGGAGAACCTGGACTATACAAAGGTACAAGTATTTCTTGATTAATCTTTTCCTTTACCCTTTCCCATTCTAATAATGATTTACGGAACATGTCTCTTCCTTACATAGTTGATCTTTACTCACTCCCAAACGTTTTACAACATTTCTAATACGCGAGGTTCTTTCTTCCTCTTTTTATTCCTTCTCTTTCTATTTTCCTCCTGTCCTTGGTCATCACAAatcattttttctatttataaaatacttccaAAGCCGAAGAAGGTATTTAGAAGAagtcaaactttattttcatttcaatccatcctcctatatatttatttatccattacatatttaatgatattaacAATCGTAATCCTTTCGATAAAatagtaatgaaaaaaaaatctattaacttaatgtcaaatatttacatgcccaatttaattaataatgttttcttatcattattttttgtcgtgTATAGATGACTAACATTagatgtaggtaggtacagtcTGCATgttccaatattttaaaatgataatggtagataattttaatttcaattaagtgatttcaagtaaattgtaatttttgtcatgcaaacgtattttacataaaaggATATTCAACTAATCCTAACTTATAATTAGtcatgcgaaagtaagtttgttacctcctcacgctctatctactcaacaaatcttcttgaaattttgcatacatgtagtttgaagtatggagaaagacatagattacctttcatctcggaaacttaatgtgggcgaagccgctagCATAAGTTAgtaagaaacattttaaaatttctatatcTCATTGTCTATGGTTTGGATGCGGCCGGCAGCGCTGCTCCCATATATCTTcagaaaaatcatatttaaacagacatcatatgtaaaaataagacAGTAACAGTCACATACTTATAATTCCAGCTACAAAAACTCAGATAAAGCGCAAAAAATAGACATAATTACACTCATATAGGATATTTCTATTATgtgaatacatttatattactcatattaaattataattaactatgtAATCATTAAGATCATCGTTGTGCACTCAgctggcaaataaataaatattactgatATTCATTTCCAGTTTTCGGGCATCTGGTATAACGCAGCCAGCTTCGCGAGCGATGGCCGCGCCATCTACGACTGCGCTACCCTGGAGTTTAAGGAGGACAACATGGGCTACACCCTGAGGGAGACCTTCGTCACTACTGATGGAAACAGGACCCAGAAGTCATACCTCGCTAGAGTTGACCCTACTTTCGATGCGGGGAACAAAGCGCAGTTTATTGTTAGTCATGAAGATGGAGGTAATTTTGATATATGGATTTTTTTGCTAATCTGTAATTGTCCCACTGCTGAATCTGCCATTCCGTCTTCCAATGAATCTCTATTGATGGCAGTTTGCTGCCACCCTGGCAGGGAATCAACCAAATCATCACTCCTTAAATCAaactaaaacataattttatttgaaaatcagAAGTTTCTGACTGAATTTGACCCAATAGCAAATACAGTTGAAGATACCAAAAAGAATACAGTATTATACATTCCTTAAATGGGAagacaaaaaaattgcatgtgtgacatgtataacaaatccatttaaataaaatagatatacctttagtaagtttttttaaacagcCAAGTTTGGTAggatttttcacaattttttgttttaaatatctaactTGAATGCCATGTGTGCCAGAAGGGCGTAAACACAGAGGGAGACCGCGAAACAGATGGTAGAACGATATTGATGGGTTCCAACTGTAAACTGCTTCttctgataaattattttagtttctaaATTAGGtatgatataaatttttattttcagacaaaGTCCTGCAATTCCCTTTCTACATTCTATCAACGGACAACGATAACTATGCAATCGCATATACCTGCAAATCTTTAAAGAAAAAAGCGAGAATGCACTAtggtaagtaaaaataaagattagaaaaataatgatcaGTTTTCTAGAAAATGGAATGGAGCATAGTTGTTAAATTTTACGAACagctacaaaataataatttaaaactttggACGGTGATTTCAATTTACTTTTAGACTAgactattataattatattttcgatatttgtttagtgaaattttatttaataggaCAAAGACAAAGCATAGATATTCTCGTCGTGTCGAATAATATAAACCAATACCTGCAATTTGGCAGTCGTCAATACATGTTTGATGTCATTATGTGAtgtatatgtgaaataaagttttaccttaatttagaaatgtaatttgtatttcagTATTCACCTGGATCTTATCTCGAAGCAAGGATACTCTTCATGGCGACACTTTGAAGAAGATGGAGAACGCGCTGTCCAAATACACGGAATTGGCTGCGCACCGCAACGCTTTCGTTTTTAAAGATTTCACCGAAGAAAGCTGCTCGTACACAGACCAGTATGGAGTAGATTTCTTCACCACTAACTTCTGGTAGTTTGTAGATTCTATGTTGTTATATATCtgtgatttaaaaattgtcttcggagtttgattttgtttttttttttttgtaaaaacaaatccATAACTTATACTTACCTTACAATTACTAGTTGctccccggggcttcgctcctgtgggaatttcgggatataaagTAACCTATAttctattccaggttatattctactcgagtatcaaatttcataataatcggtccagtagattttgcgtgaaagagaaacaaacatacatacacacatactttcgcatttataatattagtaggattcgTAGGAAGGATGTTTAGAATCCAAATAAGTTTAGCAATCTCTTCACTTAAATCGATTCGATGAACCAAATCTCCTATTAGAGCTGTTATGGTTAATGTGGTGGATGGACTGGTACAGACACCACAATCGCATGCAGGTGAGTCTCGCGGACCACATTTAAACATTAATCACCACAACGCCCACAATCAGTGACACAACTCTCAAAAAAAGATTGATGAACCAAAGAAACCGTAAAACTTCCTCCTTTTACATTCATAGTGTTTTTCCCAATAGGCTCTCCGACTATTTTTTCTACTTCGTAGGTTCTTCACCGTCCTTCGTCATCAGATCGGGGGCACGAATGTTCTATTTTCTGTTTGACGACcttcaagccagcactttttggACCTTATGCCAGGACCGCATGGTACGGCCTGACATTTGTTCCCGTTATATTGGTTTACtcaagacgtggccgtaccgTCACGACAGGAATCGGCTACTTACTACGTAGTAAAGCTAAACACGTGCAAATGAAAGTGAGACTTAATCGGGTGGgattatcaattaaaatgtcaGGTCCAGAATTGTTTTGTCCGAATAAGTAatagtaagaaaatattattttttatctatactattattataaaaagagaaaacacTACCGAACCAATatcaacaattattttaccacttgaaaggtaggtatattatccaagatggctgtaggctatattttgtctcaaaattcccataagagcgaagccccgcgTGACAtctagtatttaaatatttatttaaatatatattcacatAGTTCAGGTCCTACAGATAATGCTATGTGGTTGCAAAAAATGTACTCACATCAGGACCATTAATAGTTTTAGCACTAAGTCGGCCTGTTGTGCAATAaagcttatataaaaaaaaatattaattttattctttcaagTGAGATAATTGTTTTCAGTGATTGATGTCCAAACCCAATAGCACTGAATATTGCTCTCGAGAATTTAGATCTAGGtaaattagaattattatattagttgaAATTAATGAAGCTAAACAAGACCTACTTTATGAGCCAAATAGTTACTAGCCACAACCTGTTATCGAAAATTATATGCTCGACTTGCAGGGGCAGATAATAGCCATTCCGACTCgacataaaaaagataataaacaaatgaaataccAGTTTCGatcagaaaattgtatttatttaaaaaaaactgccaACCAAAACTTATTCTAGTAACATGTCTTCAACTTGCTCTTTTCTAGTCACTGTTTCTTTTGCGCCTGCGCCTGAGTAACTGGGCTGCTGCTGGTGAACTTGCACGCTTCTTCAGTGAAGTCTGTCACGATCAGCTTGGTGGAGTCAATCTCCTTGGTGTGGGCTTTGAGGAAGTTGTCCACGGCTTTCTTGGCGTCTCCTTCAAGGCCCTTGCTACGGGAGAGGATCCATGCTGAGTCTGAGAATGAAAAATCACAGGAATTAAAAATCATCATTGCTCCATTGGACTTTACATTTGGTGCCGACTCTATGCAACACTATTTTATCACTCTAGTGTGACACATACGATttatttgaagtgaaaacttctttagcggcctTGTGCACTTCTTGtgataggtaaataaaaaatgttaaaactcgcgtcaggacacgtgacatGGGGGCGAAGTGCggatttgcatttcacttctcactatcgaatcgattcgaagtgatacgcaacgaaccaatcacattgcggtatGGTTGatgttgcgtcacaatggcacactgtgattggttagctgcgtcttaCTGCGAaactgatcgaaaattcgtaagacgtcaaaaatgcgcaacgttaatattctagatttcacttctgccggcactacCGCAGTacaacccgtttttttttttcttaactgTCACATTATCTAGTATAACAGATAATAACATAGCAAAATAGGACATAAGCGTCATACTTGGCCAGAATATCGTTCTGTCTTACTTAACATTGCTTGTACCGGCTTGCATTACACTACTACACACGGagtctacaaaaatattgaagattcAGCTCTAGGAAGTAAAGGACGaaagtatacaatataaaaataagttgataaatgtacatataaatgaaaaattaagtaatgtgTAGATAATACATAGATTTGTGCAAGCATCTTTGATAATATAGTTACAAGAATTACAGTTACGTCAAAGTGATGACGCGTGGAAAGATATGATGatatgaaatgtatttaagtactttttaaagacaaaatgtaaatataatattatctgtaTCGTGCATAAATCagagttattatttaatcttatcaaattttaataagttttttgatTGAATTAAGACGATTACTGGGCAggatttattatatctaaatgCAACAAAAGGAAGTAGTTTTATATCatctttaataattaatatatttgccAAGCTACTAGTTCTTATCAATGTAAGATTTATCACCCgtgaatacaaattaaatgtgtaagtatcaatataaaaaaaaacttataaagaAAGGTCACAATGTCGTAGTTAagtaaaaaattgcaaaaaactCAATTCACATACAAAGCTTTTCATATTGATCTCGACAATTACTTACATGAaacaatcaaaacaaattaagaaaCTCACTgcttacccgcggcttcgcccacttATAAAACagaattgtatttaaatatgtaggtatgtttgaaaattaaaattttgattcagaaattaaaatttctgcGGCTAATTTCCTCATGATAAtttattggtaaatatttatgaattattactATAAGAGAGTTACAATTACTATGAACTTTAAGAACTTGATCTTACCTGTGTGTGCCTTGGTCTGATCGTCGTACTTGCAGCTGTACGCAACAGCATAGTGGGTATAGTCAGTAGCGACTACGCTCAGTGGTGTTTCACGACTCTGATCTGAAaatatacagaaaaatatctattatcaTGTCTATCCCttgcggggtagacagagctgAGAATTGCGACACTGGACGCCCAAGTTTTAGCTGTCTAGTGTCATTATTAttggaattgagattaaatagtgaCAGGCTGCCCatccttgattgacttttataaTCAGCGTGATAGGAGAAGCAGCTGGAatattgtataagtatttctttgtatcgctattgtattattatattaattgtattattcgTCATCACAATTTTGGATTTTGCTAACATGGCCAAGAGAGAAGTCcatatttcaatttcagaaATCCTTCAATAAATTCGTGATTAAACTCCATCCATCCATTGAAAGTGGTatggtttatattattatattatatctactaTAACCTAAACACTGcttgggttttttaatagataataaaattatgttgcaATAATGTCGTATGAAATCTCTCATCCACTAGTTTTTACTATAGAtagagtttctttcggcatttcttctcagcagtggtcgttctgaaatgctagtagtctgtagctttggtaaatatcatttaatttaatatatgacgtgaaaaagtgcctgtgaaggcctaatttctgaatgaaatgatttgattttgattttgtttatcgtaactaaatttataaatgcgaatttttttttttattatttatatctttgttacgtcttcacgctttatctactcaaccaaacttcttgaaattttgcaaacatatagttttaattacgGAAAAGAACATAGGGTCCGTTTCATCCTGTAAAATTAACTGCTCCTATGGGAAATATAGAGACGCAAAAGCTGGTCTCTTGAATagctttaataatttacttaccaCCAACTTTAAGAGAAACCACCAACTTGGCACTCTTGTTTGCATCCGTAGCCAATTTGGCTGTACCTTCGACGTACTTCTGGACTCCGTCTACCACATGGGAGTTCTTCACTTTGACCGTCTCCCCCTCTTGCTTGTACTCAGCTTGGCCACACTTCCCTCCCTGTTCGTTCAGGTTGGGCGTTTTTGATACTTCATACCAGGTGCCTACGTACTGTAACATagaatgagaaaaatatttagccAAATATTACTCTAGCTGGATCTTTCTCTGGGCTTCGAAGATTCCAGCAAAACGTTCGATGacagattatatttatatatttcaactaAAAAAAGGGCTTCAAAAAACTCTGAAAAGTTAGAAATTGGCTATGATGTTACAAATGGCCACCtatctatcagctgcctaggctctTTGttccttaatcgcctcgtacgacctCCACGAGTGGaaatggagtggtcctatccTAGGGCGGAATAACACACGCCATATTCcacaaaacattatataaatatgtctaCTAAAATATGATACCTATTGTAGGATCTTGtctgagtatatatttataaagaattatactcggtatttgacaaagattatttatttagggctggtaaatcacgagcaatacatttaaaataccaacAGCCAAGAATCGTCCACCTATGACGATTACTGATTCCTGATAACGCTTGGACTTTTTATCACAtgctgttattattttattatcattagatcaatattattgataacaGTCGTACCTAGAAACACCTTCaccttatttattcatattacttaattattatatttctagcTGCGCCCCCGGGCTtacgctcccatgggaatttcggtcgGTCGAGTAGATTTTAcatgaaagagtaaaaaacatacatacacatcctcacaaactttcgcatttataatagtagcaGAATTTACGCATATTTGTTACATCGTGGAAATAAActgttttcattttgtttttcataaaaaatatttggtctcattttttaaatactgagCAAGCGAACAGGCATACGGCCCACCTAATGGGAAGTAGTCACCGCAGCTGGACCCCTGCAACACCAAGTTTATCCGGCCctgaatgaatattttcgCACTCTTTTTAAAGATCTCCATGTTGTATTCCCTAGGGAAACGGCGGGCATACATTCCACAACCTCAGATAGTAAGAAGGACTAAGTTACTTTTACTCTGTATGCGACATTTTGGGTTCTAAAGTGTGAGGATAAATTCCCCAaggttaaatttaacaaagtaAACCATCACACCCACTCATCTTCTGGGCTacgacgccgcgaagcccagagtcagcataaaaataaactttaaaattttgaagatttgcctattattttacaaccggccgcagGCATGTTAACCCTTATTGggaattatattattgccATTAACTAATGGCAATGGTGAAGACTTTAgttgcctcgtacgacatctatgGGATATAGGGTGGTAGCGGGACCACAGgccataattaataaaataaagccatCATCATTGATGAATGTACAATTTGTGATTGAAAAATTGGATTTTCAATTGTTGACTAAACGGTGGATCGTTCTGGCGATAATCGGTCAATTAGATAACTCACGGTTGGTGACGCGCGAAGGTCATCTGAACCCACCAATTGGTTTCCTATACAATGTCAAGGTCAATTCTGATCAACCGGTAGACTGTTCGAGGTATGTCGTTCAGAGCACCGATTCAAATAGCTCCTTAGGCTTGCTTGTTGACGCGATAAACTCGGAATACATATTCGTTCCACGAGAAAAGGAATCTTATGAACAGCGTTGCCAGGTTCATTTTAAGAGAAAAGCGGAATTTTGAAATCTATTAGGTAAAAAAACGGGACATATATCTTTTTCACGTGTTCAATAAGAAcacaaatgttaaattttattgaaaatttaaattacctattttatagatttgtaCAAAAGTAAGCCGATCtcgtgttcttttttttttgcttctgACTGCAAATCCAAAAAAGCGGGACAAAGCCCGCGCGGGAACAGTACATTTTTGAGTCAAAAATCAGGAGGTCCCGCCAAAATCGGGACGTTCCTTTGCTGCTTTTGGGGGGCATTTGcttatacaacattttatgcGCATCTATAGGATTTTTATCTCATGGAACGTCACAGTCATAAATTTGTTAGTGTCAAACAATGATATGAAAACCCCGATTTtgcgcgacttcgcccgcattcatttcgtgcgtccgctcaatgttattattgtcaatatctcggattCTAAGCAACGTTTCGCGATGAagcctataccagattttaaattagaccatCCGCCATACAACTGTTAACCTGTTAACTGTAAAaaatagctatcaaataaaaaaaccgcatccaaatcggttcacccgttgatgagctatggCGCCAATCCAAACattgaaatacaaaatcttTTGAAACGCATGCccataatttaattacctaaCACTTATTTTGCTTAGCAAGTCTCTCACGTTCTCCATCAAAACTGATCTTCATAGTATCGTAGCGATGATttcttcttaatttttttactacttttGGATTATAACACCAAAAGAACTTTGCagcattttaattgaaaaagtattttgaaagaaaataaaacaatcactGACCATGAAGCTGTTCCCcatttcccacaggagcgtCTCCCATCGAAgtgcagctagtaatattaaaaaaaaggaaaacttaCAGCTGAGATGTTAAAATTCTCCACAGGTTTGATGTCTGGACAGCCACCTTCATGGACGACGCTGGCCGAAGCGGCCGCGACGAGCCCCAACACGAAAAAACGcagcattttaattttaataatattaagtccTATCTGCCAACCTGTCTCCTCGGGAGTCAAAGGTAAACTGGCTATTCTGGACGCAAATCCACCCTTATATACTAGCCGTGGGGGTCACGGACGTTATTCAATTTTCGTTGGATTAGTTAATTGAAGAAATCGCTCAGTTGCAGAGTTCTAGAGCAATCGATGTGATTCTAGATGACCTATTGTTGCGATCGAACAGTCTTGCTTGAAGATTGTGAATAGAATGCTGCTCCTATCTTATGGAATCTTATCGATATCATGTCGATTATTCGGTGGATTTTGCacataacttaattttatttaggctTTCTAATTAGAAAGGCTACTAGATATGAGTTTgcatactaatctgactcaaaTATAGTATGAGACAACCGTTATTACG
The window above is part of the Plodia interpunctella isolate USDA-ARS_2022_Savannah unplaced genomic scaffold, ilPloInte3.2 Pint_31, whole genome shotgun sequence genome. Proteins encoded here:
- the LOC128682702 gene encoding apolipoprotein D-like isoform X1 produces the protein MFKIVIFCISLYGASAYFTLPDKCPENVNLQEYFRLQDFYDTWYQAYHFASDGQQKNNCSTLKLLNTPTGIYLNQSRVDRGLFHRYSLGKLEIPSDIEKGSNLDITFTYQNAPRRIKNRRYPFHILATNYHHYATVYTCQYSPLINKHFIYVWILSRTPSLNEVSKTLAIKPLSQIGVDPETLVKDDNSNCAPKYYSDEETEPMTFRYPVPI
- the LOC128682703 gene encoding lopap-like, with amino-acid sequence MQLFILCLVFVGALSAEFTLPGECPDVKLQENLDYTKFSGIWYNAASFASDGRAIYDCATLEFKEDNMGYTLRETFVTTDGNRTQKSYLARVDPTFDAGNKAQFIVSHEDGDKVLQFPFYILSTDNDNYAIAYTCKSLKKKARMHYVFTWILSRSKDTLHGDTLKKMENALSKYTELAAHRNAFVFKDFTEESCSYTDQYGVDFFTTNFW
- the LOC128682702 gene encoding uncharacterized protein LOC128682702 isoform X2 → MFKIVIFCISLYGASAYFTLPDKCPENVNLQEYFRLQDFYDTWYQAYHFASDGQQKNNCSTLKLLNTPTGIYLNQSRVDRGLFHRYSLGKLEIPSDIEKGSNLDITFTYQNAPRRIYVWILSRTPSLNEVSKTLAIKPLSQIGVDPETLVKDDNSNCAPKYYSDEETEPMTFRYPVPI
- the LOC128682704 gene encoding bilin-binding protein-like; translated protein: MLRFFVLGLVAAASASVVHEGGCPDIKPVENFNISAYVGTWYEVSKTPNLNEQGGKCGQAEYKQEGETVKVKNSHVVDGVQKYVEGTAKLATDANKSAKLVVSLKVGDQSRETPLSVVATDYTHYAVAYSCKYDDQTKAHTDSAWILSRSKGLEGDAKKAVDNFLKAHTKEIDSTKLIVTDFTEEACKFTSSSPVTQAQAQKKQ